One genomic region from Neoarius graeffei isolate fNeoGra1 chromosome 4, fNeoGra1.pri, whole genome shotgun sequence encodes:
- the LOC132885020 gene encoding E3 SUMO-protein ligase ZBED1-like, whose amino-acid sequence MKNSDDKISRAMGVCKRLVSSFSYSWKKKRELEEAQKQLNLPQHALKTECPTRWGSRQAMVARILEQQKAIAQVLSNDRKQRHLYLSWQDIDVLEAVNKSLAPLVDFTDALSGEKYVSISLVKPTLHLFNNSVLKDQDDDTLLAKTIKHDILGYLNEKYSGSETQELLDMASALDPRFKLKYVDEDQKESIVSRVKLELRDARAPSAMVEAPSVTTVAPADTEDAAGTDVPSKKRKLLASFFKATPDQGAGPHLQEDQVISLEVQSYFQSETIDAEKYPMIWWRDAKAIYPRLSKLARKYLCIPATSSSSERVFSTSGNIVTCLRASLKPDHVNRLVFLAKNL is encoded by the exons ATGAAGAATTCCGATGACAAGATCAGCCGTGCCATGGGAGTCTGTAAGAGGTTGGTCAGTAGCTTCAGCTACAGCTGGAAAAAGAAGAGGGAACTTGAAGAAGCCCAGAAGCAACTGAATCTGCCTCAGCACGCCCTCAAGACCGAATGCCCGACCAGATGGGGATCTAGACAGGCCATGGTCGCCAGAATCCTTGAGCAACAGAAGGCGATTGCCCAGGTCCTTTCCAATGACCGGAAACAACGACATCTATACCTCTCCTGGCAAGACATCGATGTACTGGAAGCTGTCAATAAGTCACTGGCCCCTCTGGTTGATTTCACAGACGCGCTGTCAGGAGAAAAATATGTGAGCATCTCTCTTGTGAAGCCAACACTGCATCTCTTCAATAACTCAGTCTTGAAAGATCAAGATGATGACACACTGCTTGCCAAAACCATCAAGCATGACATACTGGGCTACCTCAATGAGAAATACAGTGGCAGTGAAACACAAGAGCTACTTGACATGGCGTCTGCCCTAGACCCAAGATTCAAGTTGAAGTATGTGGATGAAGACCAGAAGGAATCCATTGTGAGTCGAGTGAAACTGGAGCTGAGGGATGCCAGAGCTCCCAGTGCTAtg GTGGAAGCCCCTTCAGTGACAACTGTGGCCCCTGCTGATACTGAGGATGCTGCTGGTACAGATGTTCCTAGCAAGAAGAGGAAGCTCCTGGCCAGCTTCTTCAAGGCCACTCCAGACCAGGGTGCAGGGCCTCACCTACAAGAAGACCAAGTAATTTCTCTCGAGgtccagtcttacttccagtccGAAACAATAGATGCTGAGAAGTACCCGATGATATGGTGGAGAGATGCGAAGGCCATCTACCCACGTCTTTCAAAGCTTGCCAGAAAATACTTGTGTATACCTGCCACAAGTTCCTCTTCAGAGAGAGTTTTCAGCACTAGTGGGAACATTGTCACTTGCTTGCGAGCATCTTTGAAACCTGACCATGTCAACAGGCTGGTGTTTCTAGCAAAAAATCTTTAG